The sequence gcgttggcggagattggcagatatgtactccagttaatctgtaTCCTTGTCGCCAACACGGCAaatagcctttatatatacagtcattgATTCCAGAAGtttcgagcacttacgaccatcgccactaacgtcgAATTCTCTCGGTCAGCCTAGTGATTACCTTTTTCAAAGAGAGGTAACTCTGGAGAACTGCATTTAAGACCTGCCGATAAAATGCTAataccactgaacatttatgatacgaaatgtgacccataatatttaTCACTTAAAAACCTAAAAGTTTTGactcaataataattattacataattaataatacaatttccAGAAAATACGCTCCCGTAACAATTGTCCAAATAGACcaagtgatattagttttaagtttccacgctagttttaaatcgaATTGTGattttctagttgttttactgtcctttgtcgacaggtttttataataaacatatattccatttcagtgttaaatgttctcattCACgatttgactgaaatattgacgatgtgacgttaaatattaactcactcataagGGTTGGGTACGACATGGAGGCAGAAAGGCTATTTAAAGAGAGACAGAACCCATTAGTCGTGAAAGACATGAGATTAATTttatactgaaacaaataacaatgaAACGGGGTAAGTCATCGAAGATGCTGCCCGATTTTCATCCAGTCACGGGCTCCAGTATTCATCCAGTCACGACCCACATGAGTGCAAGGTTAACGAATCAAACCAATGAGTTGAAATATGTGATAAAAAATCAGAGTAGGTTCGAACTATTCAAAAAGACATATTTGACATTGGGAGTTTAGTGTGTTGGTAATCCGAGCTCTTCATTTCGGAAGCATATCCACGCCACTCTGTTCCCCGTGTGGTGCACGGGTGCCTTGTTGGGTTGAGTATTGCCAAAATATCCGTTTTGCGATACATTGCGATGTGTGTTGGCCTATTGCAATATCGATTGCAATATACCGTGAAAATGCAACACGCAGTTAAGGTAATAAAAGATATTGTTTCCAATACCATTGGCAAATGTATGGGCCTAGATGtgattgaaaatgtttccaaactgaAAACTGCGCTCTGAAGATTGGAACTCAAGCAAAAAGCGTCTGCAGCAGCGTCCGTCAATTTGGTTTGTTTATTCACGCCTGCCGGTACTAATCTTACGTAATGGTTTTAAAGCCACGCAGATGCAATTAATATGACCAGTAAACATTCTCAAAACTATCAATGTATAATAATATAAAGAAAATACAGCATCACGAACGTTACCGATCATGGTGACGGAAATTGCCGGTTCGCGAAAAGTGTACCGGATTATATCGTATTGAAGTTCGTATTGTAATATACCGGTTAACAGGTATTATCGCCCACCCCTATTGCCTAGTCATCATGTATTGAAGTTGTACTTAGAGAGATAGATTGAGACTGAGTGAACCTGAGTATAGAACCTGGtgttgcatgtatatatgtgtgtcagAACATAGAGTCCCCATAGACCAAATGAGTGCAGAGCTAGAGCTTACATTTCCCCCAGAAGAACATCGACTGACAATGTGAGTAGAAAACTCTTAGTGAAGCCCAAACGTGAGTATTAAATGTTGCAACAGTGTGAGACATACATATGCTGatgaatcaatttcattttcgaCTTCAGGTCTTAATCTGGCGTTCTCAGTGTTACCGGAAGCAGTGACATATCTCCCTTTGCCCCAGTTATGGTCCGTGCTGGTCTTCATGACGATGATGACATTGGGCCTAGATACGACGGTATATTTTTGCTGTTCTCTACAAAATCATTATTAGGCTTTGGATTCAATTCTGTCATACCGTGTCATACCGTGTCATACCTTGCCATACCTAGCTATCTCTCTGTATATGTTCAAGCCGCCGATATTTTATGCCATTCACACTTTGTGCAGGATCACAACTTATCATagtgactcgtgaaggtcccgggtaggaTAGGCcctcagcagcccatgcttgccgtgaaaggcgactgtgcttgtcgtaaaaggcgactaacgggatcgggtggtcaggctcgctgacttggttgacacatgtcatcggttcccagctgtgCTTATCGAtgctcaggctgttgatcaatggattgtctggtccagactcgattatttacagaccgccaccatatagctggaatattactgaatgacgcgcaaaactaaactcactcgaccgctcactcacttatcatAGTAAATAGTAATATCAATATACTATTGCCCGAGAGTTTGATGAGCAAACACAACAATAGTGATGAAGATCAATGTTCATTAATAttatgctgatcactggattgtctggtccagatccctTCACACTcacttttctctctctctctctctctctctctctctcacacacacacacgcacacacacacacacacacacacacaaacacactcacaaacacacacaaacaaagccAGGTTCTGGTTGAAACCACCTGCCTGCATCATAACATTGGGCAATTTGCAATCTTTGAAACGTCTCTCCTTGTCTACGCTATATTCGGGCTCAACGACTTGTAAACACCAGACATTATTTCTGTGCGTAAGAGAGAGATGCGGACTGACAATAGTCGTTTAGCAAATAGAGTTTTCCAAGAGAGTAGCTGGTAGATAATACAAATTTGTGATCCATAGGTCTGTCTCCGTGTTCTGTTTGTCATAGTTTTTCTGATACAAAAGATGTCATTAATGACCTTTTGATACAGATAGGGTCACCAGCTCTCACCACAGCAGATTACAACGTTTCCCAGAGGTCTCATCTAAACACAGGTGTTCACGCACCTCGCAACCAGATCAGGGTGCTCCGGGATATCTTCAGCTATGTCGTTGAACGACTTCttatatcacaaaaacatgaTCTGTAGTATTTTAGGACATTTGATGATGGGGTTTTGACTGACTGAGTGGGTATGGAACAGagcaattttagcaatattccagcaacatctcgACGGGGGAAcatgaacatcagaaatggacttcacacgtcCGGGTCGTCTGCGAGACCAGCCTGCGAGCCTCCCCCCACACCATATTGCTAACATGGGCATAGAATCACACTTAAGTATTTAAAACGCTTTTTTCATTGCAGGTTCCGAGTTTAGAGATAACACAAGAGACTATAGCTGACCAGTTCCCATCACTGTCCAAGCGTCGGTGGCTTCTTCTTCTCATTGTGTTTCTTCCTTGCTTCCTCTTGGCTCTTCCTTACACGACGCAGGTAAGACGAAATTGGGATTCCATAAAGTCAGCGAAGGACAGCGTTGCTTTGTTCAAGTTGGTGTCTGATTTAAGCGTTTGCGGGAACGTCTGCCCACTTCTTTTTTGCTTACTacaatgggtttttttcagcaTAAAGGTAGGGTTACAATAGGTAGGTTGAATTCGGTTTCAAGGCCAGAGTGCAAACATATAAAATGCTCTTAAGTTTCCAGTTAGTCTCGAATTGGCTACACCTGACAGTGTACATTTCGTCTGCCCATGAGTGACAAGTCTGTAACGGCTGGAATTTTCTGCTGGAATAAACGCAACTGTCCAACAAGTACAGCCCCTTCATTACATATTTTGAAGAATGTAAGCGTGTCGATGTCAGCACGTTGTAACACTAGTAGTTTttataaggctgcataaaaaaataaatgtttctcgggcacattgttttttcaaaagtgacgacgACGGTAGGACTTTTCTTAGTTTTTAATAGAAAAAACAGTGACGTGGGAGGagcacatttttttatttttttcgcTCAGAAATACGGTTTGGCACGTTTTAATGAGTTGAAGATCCGGTCACACTCGTTTTTGCACACACTCATTTGTGTactggacaaatggatgatcgtgCAATGTgacaattatttgttttatgtgGCCATAAAATATTGTTACGCACCTAAacaaaagtgacgcgccgactTTAAACCCCGCCCGTTCATGTCAAGCTCGAGAATTGTAATTTGTGCAATAACCTGCATGCACATGCGTGGTGTCGTTGCTTGCACTAGTCTGGATTAATGAATTCTTATAACTTGTAGCGCTAGCCGTTGATGCATGTTACTCTTGCCTCAGGAACGCCGGTGGCTAGTCGTTTAAGGCGcagcagagttgcctcccttatgTATCGCAGACGCCTATGATTTCCTAGTTACCTAAGTTCCGATGGACGTATTTAGTCTTGATTAAGTTTTAAAGTTGACAGCACCATTATTCTGTTTTTGACGTAAACGTCTCTCCCTAAAATTGCAAACATGCTCTATGAAGGAAAGAAACCGCTCGCCGAGTGAGCAACGTTTTGCAGTCTTAGGAGATTAGATCGTGCAGAGTGCTTTGCTACGTGTATCTAAAGGGTTTCTTAAACAAACAGCTACAAATGACTGTCTAATATTTCCGTTGGTTGAACATCATTTCCTATGTTCCCCGTTCGACCCTCAGGCTGGTGTCTACGTCCTGATCCTTGTAGACTGGTACGCATCGGTGCCCCCTGTGATGTTGTTCGGGGTGGTGGAGTGTATCGTGCTAGCCTGGGTGTTTGGTAAGTATTTGTTCATGGTGATAGCTAAGATACATGTACCCAGCAGCAAACATTGTATGGTGGGCGTCAGTGACGATTGAAAGAATCGGGTAGTCCGACCGAATAGTATGTTCCTATTTGTTCCCATGTTTATTaggaggtggtggggtagcctagttgtaaagcgttcgctcgtcacaccgaagacccaggttcgattccccacatggatacaatgtatgaagcccatccctggtgtccccagcagtgaaattgtttgaatattgctatattATATAGACTCAACAAACTAACTTGACTCTCTCACCCATCTATGCTTGTAGTGCCATTCTCTCGTCTGGCATTAATCTGTTATTAGTCTGAACCAAACTCGAACATTATTTGTACCTGACCCAATGACGGTCAGGAAAATATCACTATTGTAAAGTGTGCGAGTTACATTTTACCCAATTTTGATAAATATCCCGGCATTataacggcgggggacaccagaagacagactttacacattgtatatgaGGAATCAAACCGGATCTTCGACGTAAACAGCGACCGTATAGATCACCACGCTACCCCATGACTAGTGTTCAAAACTCCCCTAATTCCAATCTAGACACCCGTACTGGTGACTTTGAAGAAATACCATTCCGGATACATATTTGCCTCTCCGGTTTTCAAcaataagaaagaaaaaaaactacaaaaatataatacaatatactgcatttattataattattataacGTGACGGCTAAGCTGCATGACCTAATTTAGAACGCACAATCATTTCGAGATCTGAATCATAATCGGAGTCAGCATGGTCAGACCGGTCAAAAAGACCACCGGACAGGCTACTTTTGAAATTAGACAGTCCTAGATGAAAATACTCCGTTCCTGGCGGTCGGCAGGTGGGAATTGTAAACGCTGCCATCaccccattttgtgaaataaaatcAATGTCGGATGTTTCTATTAAAATGATCTTTCCCATCATTGTGTCTTGGTCAATGGCATTAAATGAAATTAACTAATCTGAATTGAATGTGTGTTCGGAGCTTGACCATGCAAACCAATGATTGATAGtttgaacaaaatcaaaacGAATGACAAATCGACCCTAGTAAAATGTCATTCAGTGATTATGTTCCTTTCACTTGGATCTATTCCTAAGCGAAAAGTCAACAGGGCCTTGatagaaacaacaaaaaataaaactaaacaaaaagTACCCAACTTACTGTTgtcctgtgagtgagtgagtgagtgagtgagtgagattttccTGTTCGGCATCGAACCCGCGCCTGCGTTCTGACCAGCGAGCTATCTAACAACTGGGCAATCACAAGTCCCCAGTTGTCACGTGAATACTTCTATAATACTCCTGTGCATAACGTGACATCTGCATTACAGGTGTACACAGACTGGATAAGTGTACGGTGGAGATGTATGGGCAGAAAATTCCGAAGTGGCTGGCTTTCCTTATGAAGTACATTACCCCTGGACTGCTCGTGGTAAGGCATTCGACTACCAACAAACACTGCTGTGTCGAATTTTATGTTACCTAGTAGATACTTCGAGTTATTATCTACCATTTAGCCTGCTTACTGTgagaaaaatcacaaaaatggaTTCCAACAAACATGTATGTGAATGTCCCCCGCCAAGACtggctgttccgtttctgcGGTTTCAGCCCGCCGCGACAGATAAGAACGTTTGTATTTTCAGTGATGATAGTTTCTCAAACAACCTTTTCGGTGGAgtccggaaaatgttcaaacataAGAAAGCTCTTgagtattagtaaatgataaacatgtgtactgtttatattaatgtggcaattttgtacaatgttaAAAATTGCATTTCATCGGTCCGTTTCCGACTCAAACGGAGTGTAGGATGCCCAACTACCCCAGAAGTTAAAATGGACCAGCATACATACTGCGAGTTATCCCAAGTGTGTTACAACCTACACGAATGACTACGCCTTGACGCAGTTTTTGCTTCCTGGCAATCGTAACTTCGACAAATCATATTTCGACACAACCGTGTTTAACTGTATTGCTATACCAAGTGTCTGAATGAGCGCCACACTTGGGTTTGATATTTCAAAAGTATCTATTGATTTCATTGCTTGCAGATTATATTCGGGTACGCCTTTTACGAATACCGGCCACCGAAGTACGGCACTTACTTCTATCCTGAGTGGGCaactgtgattggttggcttatATCTGCCTTTATTATTGTTCCCACGCCATGCTGGGTAGTTTACTGTGTATGGAAGTCCAGCGGGGATACATTTAAACGGGTAACTTAAGTTAATTATCCTCCCGAGTGGGTGTGAGTagttgggtgaatgagtgagtgtgtgtgagtggatgggtgagtgagtgaatatgttatGCTTTTGATTTCAGTGTGTATACTTGACtgtaaatgcatctgtttgtgtgtgttgctgaGAGGGTGGGGATTACACGTACACTATGTCGGTGATATACACTATCCCCAAAGAAACGCATACACGAGAAATCTGttacaaaaatgttttatttttaaacatgtataactcgtccacaaaatTAATAGTCTTTAGTGAATGAAAGTTTCAACCAGTTTGGAAGGAGGTAATGTCTAAACAAACAAGTGGATACTTTGAGATAGCACAGACGTTGAGCGCGATGATGGCGACGTAGCACGATCCAGACGTCGGATTTCCTGTCTCTAAGACCAGTCTCTTTCAAACTGtcccgtacagtttgaccggataccctctgaagtccaggcacctTTCCTGCTGAgctcacccgtggcagtacgatcacgcaactgtagtacctggatgtaccgatcttgggctgcagtcaTAACTTGAGGTCTACCTGTACGGGGACGGTcgtttgttatacctgtttccttgcaacgagctgcaagccatgatatctacCTCAGACACACATGCAGACACCTGGCAACGGAAGGtgggtaatctccagcatgcggCTTTTCAATGGCGATGCTCCCTGTCGCAGAGGCAAGACGTCACAGTAATTTGACCTTGAAagtccttcaaaacgaatgccaatctgtgaaagtaatctggatttttattgccagagaATGAATGCTCTtactgcacaatttcaactggaaggtgatgtCTGTTGTGTGGTGGCAATGTCTTTCTAATCTTTTTACAAATCAAGATTTTCAGATAGAATAAATTTTGTACTTGCGCAGTTGTGTAAATCCATGTTACCAACACATTTGTTACTTATTTTGACGAATTTTTTAACACAATATGTTACTGGTAGCTTTTCAAAACTACAAATCGCCTTTGCGTTTCCTTTGTGGGACAGTATATAAAAGAAGATCATCatcacattttatttttcaCGGAACAAGTGGTTATGGTAAGTGTCTATACCAAatagataagtgagtgagtatgtctttacgtcgcacttatacaaaaaaaagaagttgatcatccataagcACTTGTCACTCTTATTGCTCACAACTTTTAGAATGCTTACCATACAGTTTAGTTTgctcaaactatctttacagaAACTGCTGAATGCATTTATTCAGCAAGATGTACCGAAGGATATACCGCTGGACGAAAGATCTGAAGAGAAAGAAACCCTCAACGTCGCCATGTAATCGCCTGTTCCATAATTATTGTCGCCACTCCATGACATGCTGCCATTCTTCTGTGATCAATAATCTAGAATCAACTGCTATCATAGACCAGGAAGTGACGTGCCGGAATCTCTAAGCAATAAACTATTCGTCATCACTCGCCACTGTCCATAAACTCCAGATGCAGCTTGTTCTGGAAAAGCACTAGCGGGGCAAGAATGCTCAGCAACTACGGTCATTGATGTAAATAGTAAATTCATGGGAAGCCTGTTTTCCGTCTCGTATAATACAGTGACAAACCAATTGGCTAATATGTTTAGGGTCTTACCAGATTTTACATGCATTTCCCATCTAAAGTCTAGGCACTCTTAAAATACCCTTTAATTGttatttatatgtacatgtatacatggttacatcgaagattggTTCCGCAACGAACTTAGGGGAACCAACTGCAGTCTTCGCACAGATGAagtgcacgaggatcatgcatgaGATTGCTTGAAAAGCAATGCAAACTAACAAATAAATTTGAACAGCTGTTTTTTAACAGCTGAGTTTGAGTATAAAAGTTTGTTAAAAGTTCGCAAATTGGTTGTCATCTTGAAATTTATCTTTTCAACGTCAGGAATCTGTTTAACTATATGTAAGTTCATGCGCAAACCTTTAAACAATATGGGATATTTTACAAACTTTAGACTAGAACATTTGCTTGAAGGAAGTGGCTATATTAAcaaagtgagtctaaacttttgatgggtcaGTATATACTCAGCTTCATTATTGCAGAGTCACGTCGGTGCATTTGATTGTGAAACACACACATGGCAACTCACATGCAaatgaacatttattttcaagctttcattttcaaattttaatatttgcatataAACAGGAACtatgttttcctttttgtttCAGTAATTCTACACACAATTCGTTTTCGAGTGCTTTTGTAATGTACGCAACGATATtggtttgaaatgttttaagtTCAAATAATTTGTCTAACATGGAAAAATATTTCACGActggaaacaaacattttttagAGTTTGATTTGTTGAGTCTTataacaatgttccagcaatttCCCGGCGagcaccagacatgggcttcacacgttgtacccatgtgggaaaccgagcccagatcttcagcgtgacgggccaacgctttaaccactagcctacaatactgtcaacacATTTATTTAGACAAAGCACTCTGCACAGTTAAATGCCCTGACCAGTATGCCTTCCTGacgttgaatatgtttttacgcTGTTTGTAAGCAGCATTCTAAGGGGGGaccagaaatgtgtttttagcaatattccagcaaaatcacggcgggggacaccagaaaatgggcttcacacattgtacccatttagggaatcgaacccggatcttcggcgtgacgagcgaacgctttaaccactaggctacccaaccgccccggcaccagaaatgagcttcgtgtattgcacccatgtggggatcgaacTCGGCCCTTCTGCGGACAATgcattaggctaccccaacgtccCAGTAATTATGAAGCATGCTAATGTATCTGCCCCGCACATTTTGAAACTATTTCAGGCATTTTCTATATGTCCatacaaatatgtttgtagCGTTAATTAGCATAaaagcaaaaaaataaaaataaaaaaaatatcagtTTCAGAAACCTCGAGGTTGGTCCTTTCCTGATAATTCTATAAACTACAGATTTCTTTTGTGTGATTACAATGCTTGTTCACTTATGTTTATAATGCTTATTCGCTTATTCATATTCACGTTTTTTTATAGTACGTCTCGACGTATTTTTATGATGCTTATTCACGTATCTTTATAATACTGTTCTTTGTTCTTATTAACCTTGACTCTTGACAAATAAAACATGCACTCTGTGTGTTACGCTTATTATCTTTCACGGTCATATTTGGGGAGTGGGCAGACCATGTCAAAACAGACAGAGGCTGTTGCGAGGACGTGTGGTGCAATTAGGACTGTGTGGGATTTGGCCTTGTCCAACTGGTAAAGGCACCGGGTGACAGTTTCAATGTGTGTGCACACATTTCTCGTCACaagatagctgaaatattggcaAGGTCACACACTCATTGCGTGGTAgctatttaggagataaacatcatgtgtttgccaatttccgggtgttattgagtatttgaagcacgggaatgcatttggaaccgacggcgtcgtatttgtatttgtatttgtattcgtatttgtatttacaaatactcagtaacacccggaaattggccaacacatgatgtttatcgacactgtaaacacaaaagtaaaccaaaggggttttactgtgtGTAcacgtttacatcgaatacggacacagcagtgaagtgtcatcagctggccgtttcagctggttctcatagtagcatctggagttgctcatttgtgacgtcattctaactttacgccacaatatgatttgaatgacgtcaccacaattgtttacgtgtcaatacgcagtgaatagtcttgcagtttccgggaatctaatacgaTTTGATCATgcttttcaaccaatcagattacagaacacggtgacttttggtttacaatgtctaTTAGTATATCCGTCTTTCAGtagtgacccatgaaggtcccggggtagaataggccttcagcaacccatgcttgtcataattgtctatgcttgttgtaagaggcgacaaacgggatcgggtggtcagactcgctgacttggatgacatatgtcatcgattcccagctCTGCATATccatgctcacgttgttgatcactggattgtctggtccagactcgattatttagagaccaccgccatatagctggaacattgccgagtgcggcgtaaaactaaactcactcccatTTTCAATAGTGACAACAACGTCGCTGACAACGGCGTGCGGACCAGGCACTTCTCAGTCTCCAGAGACTATGTTGTTGGGGCAGTGGGATAGTAATGTGGTTAAAACGCCGAAtaccccggttcgaatccccGCATGggagcaatgtgtgaaacccagttCTTGtgttattgcttgaatattgctaaaaagcggcataACACAGCATCATGCAGCATA comes from Haliotis asinina isolate JCU_RB_2024 chromosome 13, JCU_Hal_asi_v2, whole genome shotgun sequence and encodes:
- the LOC137260478 gene encoding sodium- and chloride-dependent glycine transporter 1-like, producing the protein MAYVTGSNMDNFQSSGLNLAFSVLPEAVTYLPLPQLWSVLVFMTMMTLGLDTTVPSLEITQETIADQFPSLSKRRWLLLLIVFLPCFLLALPYTTQAGVYVLILVDWYASVPPVMLFGVVECIVLAWVFGVHRLDKCTVEMYGQKIPKWLAFLMKYITPGLLVIIFGYAFYEYRPPKYGTYFYPEWATVIGWLISAFIIVPTPCWVVYCVWKSSGDTFKRKLLNAFIQQDVPKDIPLDERSEEKETLNVAM